One region of Phragmites australis chromosome 18, lpPhrAust1.1, whole genome shotgun sequence genomic DNA includes:
- the LOC133899456 gene encoding uncharacterized protein At5g39865-like, producing MGCSSSREARGGVVPPAAVPAKRREGLRSRSLPRAASALTSLGMCRGGHDGVHAYTRLPFEENMKGGANDQATAEDRLPGEDSAAQVEGRHDAPRTPAAVMTDLEDAATAASSWTAQWQEEPALSSPQLQPAPDLDPAILAGFRQTVDEPSPSHPALLYPEHENPSPRGPTEETCDTDMGTPAARGIPEVTGFMRARVDEFHEQMEKKKKATADDAPDVKDYDLPTPRRRPAHAGKAVVLYFTSLRGVRRTFEDGRAVRAILRCYRVRVDERDVSMHAAFKSELRDLLGADFVGPVLPRVFVDGRHDLGGAEDVRALHEAGELARALAGCEAAPAGRPGHVGACASCGEARFLPCETCHGGCKVFVDDEGCRFAGFFRRCPDCNENGLIRCPVCCY from the coding sequence ATGGGGTGCTCCAGCTCGAGGGAGGCGCGCGGCGGCGTGGTACCGCCGGCCGCGGTTCCGGCCAAGCGGCGGGAGGGCCTGCGCTCGCGGTCCCTGCCGCGCGCCGCCTCGGCGCTGACCTCCCTCGGCATGTGCCGCGGCGGGCACGACGGCGTGCACGCATACACCAGGCTGCCGTTCGAGGAGAATATGAAGGGAGGCGCCAATGACCAGGCCACGGCTGAGGATAGGCTCCCCGGTGAGGATTCGGCGGCGCAGGTGGAGGGGAGGCATGACGCGCCCAGGACGCCGGCAGCGGTCATGACCGACCTCGAGGATGCCGCGACGGCGGCTTCGTCGTGGACGGCGCAATGGCAAGAAGAACCAGCGCTGTCTTCGCCGCAGCTGCAGCCGGCGCCTGACCTTGACCCGGCGATCTTAGCCGGCTTCCGGCAGACCGTGGACGAGCCGTCGCCGTCGCACCCGGCGCTTCTCTACCCGGAGCACGAGAACCCGTCGCCGCGGGGGCCGACGGAGGAGACCTGCGACACTGACATGGGGACGCCAGCCGCGCGCGGCATACCGGAGGTCACGGGCTTCATGCGCGCGCGCGTCGACGAGTTCCATGAACAgatggaaaagaagaagaaggcaacgGCCGACGACGCCCCCGACGTTAAGGACTACGACTTGCCGACGCCAAGGCGCCGGCCGGCGCACGCGGGGAAGGCGGTGGTGCTGTACTTCACCAGCCTCCGCGGCGTGCGCAGGACGTTCGAGGACGGCCGCGCCGTGCGCGCCATCCTGCGGTGCTACCGCGTGCGCGTGGACGAGCGCGACGTGTCCATGCACGCCGCCTTCAAGTCCGAGCTCCGCGACCTTCTCGGCGCGGACTTCGTGGGGCCCGTGCTGCCGCGCGTTTTCGTGGACGGGCGTCACGACCTCGGCGGCGCCGAGGACGTGCGCGCGCTGCACGAGGCCGGAGAGCTCGCGCGCGCGCTGGCCGGGTGCGAGGCCGCGCCGGCGGGCAGGCCCGGGCACGTGGGCGCGTGCGCGTCGTGCGGCGAGGCGCGGTTCTTGCCATGCGAGACGTGCCACGGCGGCTGCAAGGTCTTCGTCGACGACGAGGGGTGCCGCTTCGCTGGCTTCTTCCGGCGGTGCCCGGACTGCAACGAGAATGGGCTAATCCGATGCCCCGTGTGCTGTTACTGA